The proteins below come from a single Streptomyces canus genomic window:
- a CDS encoding ParB/RepB/Spo0J family partition protein — MSKADQLGAGRFGGTVRTVSARRQAVAAATGVPTDGVAPPTELPTHRVSLNPDNPRSAMGDLTELAGSLKTHGQKQAITVMNRDAYLMANPGLEADLEPDTTHVVVDGSSRLAAAREAGLATIKIMVSDDQGATPEEVLESALVANIHREDLAELDEARALQRLLAIHGSQVALAKRLHRSQGWVSQRLALLNLTDELKARIGQEPIDLLRAIAGKPADQQEAALAELKAERARKEAEKPARRPGRRRKEDASGSGTPTDAKEPRAEERGSKGIAVGTPVPEPRSQNEASEREEPTEPSELVRALPYDDPVFIAMHLPLKMEKPVFFEMLRLLNRQAQELDPEEFKKVLHQFTDRPVNHGS, encoded by the coding sequence ATGAGCAAGGCCGACCAGCTGGGTGCCGGCCGCTTCGGCGGCACCGTGCGCACCGTCAGCGCGCGCCGACAGGCCGTCGCTGCCGCGACCGGCGTCCCCACCGACGGTGTCGCCCCACCCACCGAACTCCCCACCCACCGCGTCAGCCTCAACCCCGACAATCCCCGTTCCGCCATGGGGGATCTCACGGAGCTCGCGGGCAGTCTGAAGACCCACGGTCAGAAGCAGGCCATCACGGTCATGAACCGCGACGCCTACCTCATGGCGAATCCCGGGCTTGAAGCTGACCTTGAGCCGGACACGACCCACGTTGTTGTCGACGGCAGCAGCCGCCTTGCCGCCGCCCGCGAAGCAGGCCTCGCCACCATAAAGATCATGGTCAGCGACGACCAGGGCGCCACCCCCGAGGAAGTCCTCGAATCCGCCCTCGTCGCCAACATCCACCGCGAAGACCTCGCGGAACTCGACGAAGCCCGCGCACTGCAACGCCTCCTGGCCATCCACGGCAGCCAGGTAGCCCTGGCCAAACGGCTGCACCGCTCCCAGGGATGGGTGTCACAACGCCTGGCGCTGCTCAATCTCACCGACGAACTCAAGGCCCGGATCGGCCAGGAGCCCATCGACCTGCTGCGCGCGATCGCCGGCAAGCCGGCCGACCAGCAGGAGGCGGCGCTGGCAGAGTTGAAGGCTGAGCGTGCCCGAAAAGAGGCCGAGAAGCCCGCCCGTCGGCCCGGGAGGCGACGGAAGGAAGACGCGTCAGGCAGCGGGACTCCAACAGATGCTAAGGAACCCCGGGCAGAAGAGCGGGGCAGCAAGGGGATCGCCGTAGGGACGCCCGTGCCCGAACCGCGATCTCAGAATGAGGCGTCTGAGCGAGAGGAACCGACGGAGCCGTCGGAGCTGGTGCGCGCACTGCCGTACGACGACCCGGTGTTCATCGCGATGCACCTGCCCCTCAAGATGGAGAAGCCAGTCTTCTTCGAGATGCTCCGGCTCCTCAACCGGCAGGCCCAGGAGCTGGACCCCGAGGAGTTCAAGAAGGTCCTGCATCAGTTCACCGATCGCCCGGTGAACCACGGCAGCTGA
- a CDS encoding ParA family protein translates to MSSPATSSDREKVVSKLPGWLRQNLKIRSAQHGIEIQTAVEQGIRDWCSLASTPATIDTAGADSFSTFLPPGQWEEFRQVTTDRGVSLIQGLAQSIQLWLDSNPAPDVERPEITRRIIVCNQKGGVGKTAITAGLGEALAEDPNALHAVRVAKALAKALRSSDTQAEREPASDPLDIENLPGLGLRVLLVDFDPQCHLTNQLGAAPLPMDGDSLTAHMAGSPNGDLRDLIVSIGEDTFDGRLHLLPACNDAFLLDVRLSAVRAREAALERALAPLEADYDVIVVDCPPSLGLSMDAAAYYGRRRDGERPGQSGALIVVQAEDSSADAYELLTTQIEDLRNDLKVDIDYLGIVVNLYDSRRGFIATSSLQGWVDIKDPRVVGLIGDLKEQKEAVRMKQPLLSYAPKSQQAIGMRALAREIA, encoded by the coding sequence ATGAGTTCTCCAGCCACCTCCAGCGACCGCGAGAAGGTCGTCTCCAAGCTGCCGGGATGGCTCCGGCAGAACCTCAAAATCAGATCCGCCCAGCACGGCATCGAGATCCAGACGGCCGTCGAGCAGGGCATCCGCGACTGGTGCAGCCTGGCCTCCACCCCGGCAACCATCGACACGGCCGGCGCCGACTCCTTCTCCACCTTCTTGCCCCCCGGCCAGTGGGAAGAGTTCCGCCAGGTCACCACAGACCGCGGCGTCTCCCTGATCCAGGGCCTGGCTCAGTCCATCCAGCTGTGGCTCGACTCCAACCCCGCACCGGACGTTGAACGACCTGAGATCACCCGTCGCATCATCGTGTGCAACCAGAAGGGCGGCGTCGGCAAGACAGCGATCACTGCCGGCCTCGGTGAAGCGCTCGCCGAAGACCCCAACGCCCTCCACGCGGTTCGAGTCGCCAAAGCGCTCGCCAAAGCGCTGCGCTCAAGCGATACCCAAGCCGAACGCGAGCCGGCCAGTGACCCACTCGACATCGAGAACCTGCCCGGCCTCGGACTACGCGTACTCCTCGTCGACTTCGACCCGCAGTGTCACCTCACCAACCAACTCGGAGCCGCGCCCCTGCCGATGGACGGTGACAGCCTCACCGCCCACATGGCCGGCTCCCCCAACGGCGATCTGCGGGACCTCATCGTCTCCATCGGAGAAGACACCTTCGACGGCCGACTCCACCTTCTGCCCGCCTGCAACGACGCCTTCCTCCTCGACGTACGCCTCTCGGCGGTGCGGGCCCGGGAAGCCGCTCTGGAACGTGCGCTCGCCCCACTCGAAGCCGACTACGACGTCATCGTCGTCGACTGCCCGCCCAGCCTTGGCCTCAGCATGGATGCCGCCGCGTACTACGGTCGCCGCCGCGACGGTGAAAGGCCGGGCCAGTCCGGTGCTCTGATCGTCGTTCAGGCAGAAGACAGCTCCGCAGACGCCTACGAACTGCTCACCACACAGATCGAGGACCTGCGTAACGACCTGAAGGTCGACATCGACTACCTCGGCATCGTCGTCAACCTCTACGACTCCCGTCGCGGCTTCATCGCCACCTCCTCCCTGCAGGGATGGGTCGACATAAAGGATCCACGGGTCGTCGGCCTCATCGGTGATCTCAAGGAACAGAAGGAAGCAGTCCGCATGAAGCAGCCGCTGCTGTCATACGCCCCCAAATCGCAGCAGGCGATCGGCATGCGCGCACTGGCCCGGGAGATCGCATGA
- a CDS encoding GntR family transcriptional regulator, translating to MVAVEYRIDRRSGVPAFQQIVQQTKQALRLGVLVPGDRLPTAKEVSETSAVNPNTTLKAYRELEREGLVEPRPGQGTFVRRTLGRPETGTDSPLYGELLAWMAKAAGAGLEQEDVAALVASALEKQYTTGTTAVAGVRTTRSTGE from the coding sequence GTGGTGGCCGTGGAGTACCGCATCGACAGGCGGAGCGGGGTCCCCGCCTTCCAGCAGATCGTGCAGCAGACCAAGCAGGCCCTGCGGCTGGGCGTACTCGTGCCGGGCGACCGGCTGCCCACTGCCAAGGAGGTCTCCGAGACGAGCGCGGTCAACCCGAACACCACCCTCAAGGCGTACCGCGAGCTGGAGCGCGAGGGCCTGGTCGAACCGCGACCGGGCCAGGGCACCTTCGTACGCCGCACGCTGGGCCGCCCCGAGACGGGCACCGACTCGCCGCTGTACGGGGAGTTGCTGGCGTGGATGGCGAAGGCGGCCGGGGCCGGTCTGGAGCAGGAGGACGTGGCCGCGCTGGTCGCGTCGGCGCTGGAGAAGCAGTACACCACCGGGACCACGGCGGTCGCGGGGGTCAGGACAACGAGGAGCACAGGTGAGTGA
- a CDS encoding ABC transporter ATP-binding protein, translated as MYAGEPALEAHGLGMRYRRGWALRDCTFRLPAGRICGLVGPNGAGKTTLLNIAAHVLKPTQGSLSLFGEAPGSVESGRRTAFLAQEKPLFRRFTVAETLRLGRELNPGWDQRAAEDIVRAGNVPFDAKIGTLSGGQRTRVAVALAFGKRPDLLLLDEPMSDLDPVVRHELMGTLLAEAGERGTTVVMSTHVLAELENVCDFLLVISDGGVRVAGDVDELMTIHTVVTGAREGEGLPDFLGYHTLVEARTSGRQFTALIRPEGPVTGPWEVAAPSMEELLLAYLRSPDAPPLITPTAQVQGQAFATGTVAA; from the coding sequence ATGTACGCGGGGGAGCCGGCGCTTGAGGCACACGGACTGGGGATGCGCTACCGGCGGGGCTGGGCGCTGCGGGACTGCACCTTCCGGCTTCCGGCGGGCAGGATCTGCGGGCTGGTCGGCCCCAATGGGGCGGGCAAGACCACGTTGCTGAACATCGCGGCCCATGTCCTGAAGCCGACGCAGGGCTCGCTCAGTCTGTTCGGCGAGGCGCCGGGCTCGGTGGAGTCCGGCCGGCGTACGGCCTTCCTCGCGCAGGAGAAGCCGTTGTTCCGCCGCTTCACCGTGGCGGAGACCCTGCGGCTGGGGCGGGAGCTGAACCCCGGCTGGGACCAGCGCGCCGCCGAGGACATCGTCCGTGCGGGCAACGTGCCCTTCGACGCGAAGATCGGCACCCTCTCCGGCGGCCAGCGCACCCGCGTCGCCGTCGCCCTCGCCTTCGGCAAGCGCCCCGACCTGCTGCTGCTCGACGAGCCGATGTCGGACCTCGACCCGGTCGTGCGCCACGAACTCATGGGCACCCTCCTCGCCGAGGCCGGCGAGCGCGGCACCACCGTGGTGATGTCGACCCACGTACTCGCCGAGCTGGAGAACGTATGCGACTTCCTCCTCGTCATCTCCGACGGCGGAGTGCGCGTCGCCGGTGACGTGGACGAGCTGATGACCATACACACCGTGGTCACCGGGGCCAGGGAGGGTGAGGGCCTGCCCGACTTCCTCGGGTACCACACCCTCGTCGAGGCCCGGACCAGCGGACGGCAGTTCACCGCGCTCATCCGCCCGGAGGGCCCGGTCACCGGCCCCTGGGAGGTGGCCGCCCCGAGCATGGAGGAACTCCTGCTCGCCTATCTCCGCTCACCCGACGCGCCACCGCTGATCACTCCCACCGCCCAGGTCCAGGGCCAGGCGTTCGCCACCGGGACGGTGGCGGCATGA
- a CDS encoding ABC transporter permease has translation MSTFTNPSTDGRNGTANRTMNGTMNATKNGPRHGAGNASTTEATRRPRLSGMTWLVWRQHRAAFWTMIAATVLCAAWMIHQRAQMMDFLNAYGFPAKNLDDAEKAFKPYIGAFTSVTTGLTAIPIMLGVLLGAPLLAGDLENGTAKLIAAQSVSRNRWLATKLALTGLAVTVTTVTLSAVFAWWWNPIKLHYPDIDWTSREFFNTTGPAPVALSLLSVFGGVLIGVILRRTLAAMVVTLGFTVALQAVWGYFKLSLGDIVTTTSKPVSPGTTITVPSVPRNAHWLDTSYVSGSGKLFDPLTTCTPTLREEATTSCMKKADIVGASIDYIPISQMSSMQWFGASILFALTAGIVAFLFFWGRKRLV, from the coding sequence ATGAGCACCTTCACCAACCCCTCGACCGACGGCAGGAACGGGACGGCGAACCGGACGATGAACGGGACGATGAACGCAACGAAGAACGGACCCAGGCACGGGGCCGGGAACGCGAGCACCACGGAGGCCACCCGGCGCCCCCGCCTGAGCGGCATGACCTGGCTGGTCTGGCGCCAGCACCGGGCCGCGTTCTGGACCATGATTGCCGCCACCGTGCTCTGCGCGGCCTGGATGATCCACCAGCGCGCCCAGATGATGGACTTCCTCAACGCCTACGGCTTTCCCGCCAAGAACCTCGACGACGCGGAGAAGGCGTTCAAGCCCTACATCGGCGCGTTCACTTCCGTCACCACGGGTCTCACGGCGATACCCATCATGCTCGGTGTCCTCCTCGGCGCCCCGCTGCTCGCAGGCGACCTGGAGAACGGCACGGCCAAGCTGATCGCCGCCCAGTCCGTGAGCCGCAACCGCTGGCTCGCCACGAAGCTGGCGCTGACCGGGCTGGCGGTGACGGTGACCACGGTCACGCTGTCGGCTGTGTTCGCCTGGTGGTGGAACCCCATCAAGCTCCATTACCCGGACATCGACTGGACCTCCCGGGAGTTCTTCAACACCACGGGCCCGGCGCCCGTCGCCCTCTCCCTCCTCTCCGTGTTCGGCGGGGTGCTGATCGGTGTGATCCTGCGCCGCACGCTGGCGGCCATGGTCGTGACCCTCGGATTCACGGTCGCCCTCCAGGCCGTCTGGGGCTACTTCAAGCTGTCGCTCGGCGACATCGTCACAACCACCAGCAAGCCGGTCAGTCCCGGCACTACGATCACCGTCCCCTCGGTGCCCCGCAACGCACACTGGCTCGACACCTCGTATGTCAGCGGCAGCGGCAAACTGTTCGACCCCCTGACCACGTGTACGCCAACGCTGAGGGAGGAAGCGACTACGTCGTGCATGAAGAAAGCGGACATCGTCGGCGCGTCGATCGACTACATCCCCATCTCACAGATGAGCAGTATGCAGTGGTTCGGAGCATCGATTCTGTTCGCCCTGACCGCCGGCATCGTGGCGTTCCTCTTCTTCTGGGGTCGTAAGCGGCTCGTCTGA